A stretch of Geobacter sp. DNA encodes these proteins:
- a CDS encoding TSUP family transporter, which yields MISGFDYLLIGLAAVVGGAVNALAGGGTLITFPMLTAVGIPAVAANVTNTVALCPGYLGATFAQAKDLAGQRHRLWLLMPASILGGICGGILLLKTGEQQFRSMVPYLILFAALLLAGQDRVRAWLQKRAGLAGVSHESLSPLLVFPAAVYGGYFGAGVSVIVLAVLGLAVEDSLTRLNALKQAIAFCINIAAAVFFLFSGKVVWPVAMVMAVGALAGGTLGGRLAGRVQPLTLRRVVVAVGIVVALIYFIR from the coding sequence ATGATCAGCGGCTTCGACTATCTCCTCATTGGGCTGGCAGCAGTGGTTGGCGGAGCAGTGAATGCCCTGGCCGGCGGTGGCACGCTCATCACCTTTCCCATGCTCACGGCCGTGGGAATCCCGGCGGTGGCAGCCAACGTGACCAACACGGTGGCGCTCTGCCCCGGTTACCTGGGGGCGACCTTTGCCCAGGCAAAAGACCTGGCCGGACAACGGCACCGACTCTGGCTGCTCATGCCGGCAAGCATCCTCGGCGGCATCTGCGGCGGCATCCTGCTGCTCAAGACCGGCGAACAGCAGTTTCGCAGCATGGTCCCCTACCTGATCCTCTTTGCTGCCCTGCTGCTGGCCGGCCAGGACCGGGTCCGCGCCTGGCTGCAAAAGCGGGCCGGCCTGGCCGGGGTGAGCCACGAATCCCTCTCCCCGCTGCTGGTCTTTCCCGCAGCGGTCTATGGCGGTTATTTCGGCGCCGGGGTGAGCGTCATCGTGCTGGCGGTGCTGGGGCTGGCCGTGGAGGACTCCCTGACGCGGCTCAATGCCCTGAAACAGGCCATTGCCTTCTGCATCAACATAGCGGCAGCCGTCTTTTTCCTCTTTTCCGGCAAGGTGGTCTGGCCGGTGGCAATGGTGATGGCGGTTGGCGCCCTGGCAGGCGGCACGCTGGGGGGACGCCTGGCCGGGCGGGTGCAGCCTCTTACCCTGCGCCGGGTCGTCGTAGCCGTCGGCATTGTCGTCGCCCTGATCTACTTTATCCGCTAA
- a CDS encoding DUF3862 domain-containing protein: MKRLLISLILAATILGGCSKLTMENYSKLKMGLTYEAVVKILGKPDNCSEALFMRSCVWGNDTRNISVNFVGNKVVLFTSKNIR, from the coding sequence ATGAAAAGACTCCTTATCTCCCTCATCCTGGCCGCAACTATCCTCGGCGGCTGCAGCAAGCTGACCATGGAAAACTATTCCAAGCTGAAGATGGGGCTCACCTACGAGGCGGTAGTGAAGATCCTGGGCAAGCCCGACAACTGCTCGGAGGCGCTCTTCATGCGGAGCTGCGTCTGGGGCAACGACACCAGAAACATCTCCGTCAATTTCGTCGGCAACAAGGTGGTGCTCTTCACCAGCAAGAACATCAGGTAA
- the recQ gene encoding DNA helicase RecQ, which produces MTTPRQTLKTVFGYDSFRPHQEEIVDRLIRGENAFVLMPTGGGKSLCYQIPALHRPGVGIIVSPLISLMKDQVDALVANGVAAACYNSTLAESEARQVLARLHNGQLKLLYVAPERLMSDAFLERLQEVQIALFAIDEAHCVSQWGHDFRPEYVQLGRLRSLFPEVPLIALTATADPQTRTDIIERLRLSAATCHVAGFDRPNIRYTVVAKQKAPQQLLAFLKERPKEAGIVYALSRKRVEEVAARLSAAGIEAAPYHAGLPDRERSRVQEAFQRDDLRVVVATVAFGMGIDKPNVRFVVHYDLPKNIESYYQETGRAGRDGLPAEALLLFGYGDIAVSRALIESGRNLEQNRIELHKLNAMVGFAEALTCRRRVLLGYFGEQLMEECGNCDICLSPPERYDATEEAQKALSCVFRVGQRFGMGHVIDVLRGSQNQRIQALGHDRLSTFGIGRAISHDSWGSLMRQLIHLGYLEQDMGNFSVLKLTSRARPLLKGEERLVLARPRLRPATAKKEAKRGRREGMTCDEGLFEALRVLRKQLADEQQVPPFVVFGDATLIEMAARKPADAEEMATISGVGSHKLGRYGPAFLRAIREYTG; this is translated from the coding sequence ATGACCACGCCACGCCAGACCCTGAAGACCGTCTTCGGCTACGATTCCTTCCGCCCGCACCAGGAGGAGATCGTCGACCGGCTGATCCGCGGGGAGAACGCCTTTGTCCTGATGCCGACCGGCGGCGGCAAGTCGCTCTGCTACCAGATCCCGGCCCTGCACCGCCCCGGCGTCGGCATCATCGTCTCCCCGCTGATCTCGCTGATGAAGGACCAGGTGGACGCCCTCGTGGCCAACGGCGTCGCCGCGGCCTGCTACAACTCCACCCTTGCCGAGAGCGAGGCACGGCAGGTGCTGGCGCGGCTGCACAACGGCCAACTCAAGCTGCTCTATGTGGCGCCGGAGCGGCTGATGAGCGATGCCTTCCTGGAGCGGCTGCAGGAAGTGCAGATCGCCCTCTTCGCCATCGACGAGGCCCACTGCGTCTCCCAGTGGGGGCATGATTTCCGGCCCGAATACGTGCAGCTCGGCCGACTGCGGAGCCTCTTCCCCGAGGTGCCGCTGATCGCCCTCACCGCCACCGCCGACCCCCAGACCAGGACCGACATCATCGAACGGCTGCGGCTGTCGGCAGCCACCTGCCACGTGGCGGGGTTCGACCGCCCCAACATCCGCTACACCGTGGTGGCGAAGCAGAAGGCGCCCCAGCAGCTCCTCGCCTTCCTCAAGGAGCGGCCCAAGGAGGCGGGGATCGTCTATGCCCTTTCCCGCAAGCGGGTGGAGGAGGTGGCGGCCCGCCTCTCGGCCGCCGGCATCGAGGCAGCACCCTACCATGCCGGCCTGCCCGACCGGGAACGAAGCCGGGTCCAGGAGGCGTTCCAGCGCGACGATCTCCGGGTGGTGGTGGCAACGGTCGCCTTCGGCATGGGGATCGACAAGCCGAACGTCCGCTTCGTCGTCCATTACGACCTGCCCAAGAACATCGAGAGCTATTACCAGGAAACCGGCAGGGCCGGCCGGGACGGGCTCCCTGCCGAGGCGCTCCTGCTCTTCGGTTACGGCGACATTGCCGTCAGCCGGGCGCTGATCGAATCGGGGCGCAACCTTGAGCAGAACCGGATCGAGCTGCACAAGCTGAACGCCATGGTCGGCTTTGCCGAGGCGCTCACCTGCCGGCGGCGGGTGCTGCTCGGCTATTTCGGCGAACAGCTCATGGAGGAGTGCGGCAACTGCGATATCTGCCTGTCGCCGCCGGAGCGGTACGACGCCACCGAGGAGGCGCAAAAGGCGCTCTCCTGCGTCTTCCGGGTGGGGCAGCGTTTCGGCATGGGGCACGTGATCGACGTCCTGCGCGGCTCCCAGAACCAACGGATCCAGGCGCTCGGCCACGACCGGCTCTCCACCTTCGGCATCGGCCGCGCCATCTCCCACGACTCCTGGGGAAGCCTGATGCGCCAGCTGATCCACCTGGGCTACCTGGAGCAGGACATGGGGAACTTCTCGGTGCTGAAACTGACCAGTCGCGCCCGGCCGCTGCTCAAGGGGGAAGAGCGGCTGGTCCTGGCCAGGCCGCGGCTCAGGCCGGCAACGGCAAAGAAAGAGGCGAAGAGGGGACGGCGGGAAGGGATGACCTGCGACGAGGGGCTGTTCGAGGCGTTGCGCGTGCTGCGGAAGCAACTGGCGGACGAGCAGCAGGTGCCGCCGTTCGTGGTCTTCGGCGATGCCACGCTCATCGAGATGGCTGCCCGCAAACCTGCGGACGCGGAGGAGATGGCGACCATCAGCGGCGTAGGCTCCCACAAGCTGGGGCGCTACGGGCCGGCATTCCTGCGGGCAATCAGGGAGTACACCGGCTGA
- a CDS encoding sodium:proton exchanger: MAYEALQELEILFGLALVTVVIFRRLKFPSIIGFLVTGIVAGPYTLGFIKETHNVEQMAEIGVVLLLFTIGIEFSLKELMRIKHLVLWGGGLQMGATILLVAASALLIPLAGNQAVFFGFLVALSSTAILMKLLMEAGEMDTPQGKIALAILIFQDLCVVPLVLFTPLLAGAGQGVQGVLLICAKAVAVVLIAHYSARFLVPWIFKQVVKARSSELFILTILFIGLGMAWLTAKAGLSLALGAFIAGLAISESEYSHQALSDIIPFRDAFMSLFFISVGMLLDPAILLKYPVAIACLVLAIILLKGGITTGAVFVQGVPLRIALVAGLSLAQIGEFSFVLAQTGLSHGLLDRELYQVFLAGSIATMGLTPLCMKVAPWLAETVSGRLPASFSRGRGRLARTEKPLEISDHVIVVGFGVNGRNLSKVLKHLQIPHAIIETNPYTVKGEKKRGERIIFGDASRQEILSHARVADARIIVVAISDAAASRRIAALARQLNPTIHIIVRTRYLLEVEPLYKLGVNEVIPEEFETSVEILSRVLRTFLVPSDQIEHCIAEVRRDGYEMLRSMSRRHSHAVGISGYLAGAEIGTFRVQKGAVLEGEGLREGTIRARSGATVLAIRRGDEVVPNPDPVWELQRDDLVLLLGTPEQLAAARRLFGG, encoded by the coding sequence ATGGCATACGAGGCGTTACAGGAACTGGAAATCCTCTTCGGCCTGGCCCTGGTGACGGTGGTCATCTTCCGGCGGCTGAAGTTTCCCTCCATTATCGGGTTCCTGGTTACCGGGATCGTTGCCGGTCCCTATACTCTCGGCTTCATCAAAGAGACCCACAATGTGGAGCAGATGGCCGAGATCGGCGTGGTGCTGCTCCTCTTCACCATCGGCATCGAGTTTTCCCTCAAGGAGCTGATGCGGATCAAGCACCTGGTGCTCTGGGGGGGCGGCCTGCAGATGGGGGCAACCATCCTGCTGGTTGCCGCCAGCGCCCTGCTCATCCCCCTTGCCGGCAATCAGGCGGTGTTCTTCGGCTTCCTGGTGGCGCTCTCCAGCACGGCGATCCTGATGAAGCTGTTGATGGAAGCCGGGGAGATGGATACCCCCCAGGGGAAGATCGCCCTTGCCATCCTGATCTTCCAGGATCTCTGCGTGGTGCCGCTGGTACTCTTCACGCCGCTTCTGGCCGGTGCCGGTCAAGGGGTGCAGGGGGTGCTGCTGATCTGCGCCAAGGCGGTGGCGGTGGTGCTCATCGCCCACTACAGCGCCCGCTTCCTGGTCCCCTGGATCTTCAAGCAGGTGGTCAAAGCTCGCAGCAGCGAACTCTTCATCCTGACCATCCTCTTCATCGGCCTCGGCATGGCCTGGCTTACGGCCAAGGCCGGTCTGTCGCTGGCGCTCGGCGCCTTCATCGCCGGGCTGGCCATCTCCGAGTCGGAATACAGCCACCAGGCCTTAAGCGACATCATCCCGTTCCGCGACGCCTTCATGAGCCTCTTTTTCATCTCGGTCGGCATGCTGCTCGACCCGGCTATCCTGCTGAAGTATCCGGTTGCCATCGCCTGCCTGGTCCTGGCCATCATCCTTTTGAAAGGGGGGATTACCACCGGCGCGGTATTCGTGCAGGGGGTGCCGCTACGTATCGCCCTGGTGGCCGGCCTCTCTCTGGCCCAGATCGGCGAATTCTCCTTTGTCCTGGCCCAGACCGGCCTCAGCCACGGGCTGCTCGACCGGGAGCTCTACCAGGTATTCCTTGCTGGCTCCATCGCCACCATGGGGCTCACCCCGCTCTGCATGAAGGTCGCCCCCTGGCTGGCGGAGACCGTCAGCGGCAGGCTCCCCGCATCCTTCAGCCGGGGGCGGGGGAGGCTGGCCAGGACCGAGAAGCCGCTGGAGATTTCCGACCACGTCATCGTCGTCGGCTTTGGCGTCAACGGCAGGAACCTGTCAAAGGTGCTGAAGCACCTGCAGATCCCCCATGCCATCATCGAGACCAACCCCTACACGGTCAAGGGGGAGAAGAAGCGGGGGGAGCGGATCATCTTTGGCGACGCCTCGCGGCAGGAGATCCTGAGCCATGCCCGGGTCGCTGATGCCCGCATCATTGTCGTCGCCATCTCCGATGCCGCGGCCAGCCGGCGGATAGCGGCCCTGGCCCGGCAGTTGAACCCGACCATCCACATCATCGTCCGGACCCGCTATCTCCTGGAGGTGGAGCCGCTCTACAAGCTGGGGGTCAACGAGGTGATCCCGGAGGAGTTCGAGACCTCGGTGGAGATCCTCTCCCGTGTCCTGCGTACCTTCCTGGTCCCTTCCGACCAGATCGAGCACTGCATCGCCGAGGTGCGGCGGGACGGCTACGAAATGCTCCGCTCCATGAGCCGGCGGCACAGCCATGCCGTCGGGATCAGCGGCTACCTTGCCGGCGCGGAGATTGGCACCTTCCGGGTGCAGAAGGGGGCAGTTCTGGAAGGAGAGGGGCTGCGGGAGGGGACCATCAGGGCGCGCTCAGGGGCGACGGTCCTGGCGATCAGGAGGGGGGACGAGGTGGTGCCGAACCCCGATCCGGTCTGGGAACTGCAACGGGACGACCTGGTCCTGCTGCTCGGGACTCCGGAGCAGCTGGCCGCGGCCAGGCGGCTGTTCGGGGGGTGA
- a CDS encoding phage holin family protein gives MEADVKQFLVKWVVNSTALLVVVQVVSGVDVDNWQTVFVAALVLGLLNAFLRPVLIFLTLPVTMVTLGLFTLVINGFLFYLAAWLVEGLHVAGFGYAFLAALVFSLVSFFLNLFIGRDVR, from the coding sequence ATGGAGGCAGATGTGAAACAATTCCTGGTGAAATGGGTCGTCAACAGTACGGCGCTGCTCGTGGTCGTCCAGGTGGTCTCGGGCGTCGACGTCGACAACTGGCAGACCGTCTTTGTGGCTGCGCTGGTTCTCGGTCTGCTCAATGCCTTTCTCCGGCCGGTGCTGATCTTTCTCACCCTTCCCGTGACCATGGTAACCCTGGGGCTCTTCACCCTGGTCATCAACGGGTTTCTCTTCTATCTCGCCGCCTGGCTGGTGGAAGGGCTCCATGTCGCCGGTTTCGGCTATGCCTTCTTGGCGGCGCTGGTCTTCAGCCTGGTCAGCTTCTTCCTCAATCTCTTCATCGGCCGGGACGTGAGATGA